The Panthera leo isolate Ple1 chromosome D1, P.leo_Ple1_pat1.1, whole genome shotgun sequence region CCTCTGGTCCCTCAATGTTAACATCAGGGCCTTCGATGTCCACCTTGGGTGCTGATACATCAATGTCGGCCTTGGGCAGGTTCACATCCACATCGGGGCCTTCTCCTTTGAAGCCTGGCATGCTGAACTTGGGCATTTTCACTTTGGGCATCTTCAGGTGCCAGTCTGGTCCATGTACATCCACATCTGGGACATCAACGTCCACCTTGGGGCCTTTGATGTCAACCTCAGGGGCCTTCAGGTCACCTTCCACCTTAGGCAGAGACACATCCACATCTCCCTTTACTTTGGGACCTTTCAGGTGCAAATCAAAGTCAGGCATGGAGATCTTGGGAGCTTTGATGTTCATCTCTGGCATCTTGAACTTGGAGCCCTTCAATTTTGCATCTGGACCTTCGATACTGACATCTGGAACATCAATGTCCACCTTGGGTCCAGAGACATCAATGTCAGCCTTGGGCAGGTTCACATCCACTTCTGGGCCCTCGCCTTTGAAGCCTGGCATGCTGAACTTGGGCATTTTCATCTTGGGCATCTTCAGGTGCCAGTCTGGGCCATGAACATCCACATCTGGGACATCAATGTCCACTTTAGGGCCTTTGAGGTCAACTTCAGGGCCTTTCAGGTCTCCCTCTAACTTAGGACCTGTGACATCCACATCTCCTTTTATTTTCGGACCTGACAGATTAAGGTCAATATCTGGCATAGATATCTTAGGAGTCTTAAAATGCATTTCAGGCATCTTAAACTTTGGACTTTTCCACTTTCCTTCAGGTCCTTCAATATTCACATCAGGGCATTCAACATCCACTTTGGGTCCTGAGACATCAATGTCAGCCTTGGGCAGGTTCACATCCACTTCTGGGCCCTCGCCTTTGAAGCCTGGCATGCTGATCTTGGGCATTTTTATCTTGGGCATCTTCAGGTGCCAGTCTGGCCCGTGAACATCCACATCTGGGACATCAACGTCCACCTTGGGCCCTTTGATGTCAACTTCAGGGCCTTTTAGGTCACCTTCCACCTTAGGCAGGGAAACATCCACATCTCCTTTGACCTTAGGACCTTTCAGGTGCAAATCAAAGTCAGGCATGGAGATCTTGGGGGCTTTGATGTTCATCTCAGGCATCTTGAACTTCGGACCTTTCAACTTTCCCTCTGGTCCCTCAATGTTAACATCAGGGCCTTCGATGTCCACCTTGGGTGCTGACACATCAATGTCGGCCTTGGGCAGGTTCACGTCCACATCTGGGCCCTCTCCTTTGAAGCCTGGCATGCTGAACTTGGGCATTTTCATCTTGGGCATCTTCAGGTGCCAGTCTGGGCTTTGAATATCCACATCTGGGGCATCAATGTCCACTTTGGGGCCCTTTAGGTCACCTTCCACCTTAGGCAGGGAAACATCCACATCTCCTTTGACCTTAGGACCTTTCAAGTGTAAATCTACGTCTGGCATCGAGATCTTGGGAGCTTTGATGTTCATTTCTGGCATTTTAAATTTAGGCCCTTTGATCTTTCCCTCTGGACTCTCAATGCTCATATCTGGGACTTCAATGTCAACCTTGGGTCCTGAGACATCAATGTCAGCCTTGGGAAGATTCACATCTACTTCTGGGCCCTCTGTTTTAAAACCAGGCATGCTGAACTTGGGCATTTTCATTTTGGGCATCTTCAGGTGCCAGTCTGGGCCATGAACATCAGGAGCATTTATGTCTACTTTGGGGCCCTTGATGTTCACATCCGGTACTTTAATTTTACCTTCTACCTCAGGCACAGACACATCAACATCCCCCTTGACTTTGGGTCCTTTCAAATTTAAGTCCACATCAGGCATAGAAATATTTGGGGCTTTGAAATGCATGTCAGGCATCTTGAACTTGGGACCTTTCAATTTGCCCTCTGGTCCTTCAATGTCAATATCTGGTCCACTGATGTCACCTTTGAGATCTGGCCCTTTGAGGTCACCTTCCAATTTCGGAACATCAACATCCACGTCTCCCTTTATCTTGGGACTTTTTAAGTGTAAATCGACGTCTGGCATGGAGATTTTGGGAGCTTTAAAGTGCATGTCTGGCATCTTAAATTTAggacttttccattttccatctgGACCTTCCACAGCTACGTCTGGCATGTCAACATCCAATTTGGGGCCCTTCACATCCAGTTCTGGACCCTTTAACTCTCCCTCCAGCTTTGGGGCCGAAACATCAAAGTCTCCTTTGACTTTAGGCCCTTTTAAGTTGAAATCAACATCAGGCATGGAGATCTTAGGGGCATGAAAGTGCATTTCAGGCATCTTGAACTTAGGGCCTTTCAGCTTCCCTTCTGGACCTTCAAGGCTCACATCCGGGGCTTCAATGTCCACCTTGGGTCCAGAGACATCAATGTCAGCCTTGGGCAGGTTCACATCCACTTCTGGGCCCTCgcctttgaagccaggcatgCTGAACTTGGGCATTTTCATCTTGGGCATCTTCAGGTGCCACTCCGGGCCATGAACATCCACATCTGGGGCATCAATGTCCACTTTGGGGCCTTTGATGTCCACATCTGGCACTTTCATTTCACCTTCTATCTTGGGCACAGACACATCCACATCCCCTTTCACTTTGGGGCCTTTTAAGTGTAAATCCACATCAGGCATGGAGAGCTTGGGGGTCTTGAAGTGCATGTCTGGCATCTTAAACTTAGGGCCTTTCAACTTTGCATCAGGACATTCCAGGTCAACATCAGGCATCTCCACATCCACAGTGGGGCCTTTCAAATCTCCTTCCAATTTTGGCACAGATACATCCACATCGCCCTTCAGTTTTGGCCCCTTAAGATTCAAGTTCACATCAGGCATGGAGATCTTGGGAGCCTTGAAGTGCATCTCAGGCATCTTAAACTTGGGGCCCTTCAGCTTCCCTTCTGGGCCCTCAAGGCTCACATCTGGGGCTTCAATGTCCACCTTGGGGCCAGAGACGTCAATGTCAGCCTTAGGCAGGTTCACATCCACTTCTGGGCCCTCGCCTTTGAAGCCAGGCACGCTAAATTTGGGCATTTTCATCTTGGGCATTTTCAAGTTCCAGTCTGGGCCATGAACATCCACATCTGGGACATCAATGTCCACTTTGGGGCCTTTGATGTCCACATCTGGCACTTTCATTTCACCTTCTATCTTGGGCACAGATACATCCACATCCCCTTTCACTTTGGGACCTTTCAAGTGTAAGTCCACATCAGGCATGGAGAGCTTGGGAGCCTTGAAGTGCATCTCGGGCATCTTAAACTTAAGGCCTTTCAACTTTGCATCAGGACATTCCAGGTCAACATCGGGCatctccacatccacaccaggACCTTTGATATCAACTTGTGGACCTCTGAGATCACCTTCTAGTTCAGGCACGGAagcatctatttctcctttcactttGGGTCCCTTCAAATTCAAGTCCACATCTGGCATGGATATCTTAGGAGCTTTGATATTCAACTTAGGCATCTTAAATTTAGAGCCCTTTAATTTTCCTTCTGGTCCTTCAATATCCAAATCAGGAGCATCAATGTCCACTTTGGGGCCAGACACATTAATGTCAGCCTTGGGCAGGTTCACATCCACTTCTGGGCCCTCACCCTTGAAGCCAGGCATGCTGAACTTGGGCATTTTCACCTTGGGCATCTTCAGGTGCCAGTCTGGGCCATGAACATCCACATCTGGGACATCGACGTCCACTTTGGGGCCTTTGATGTCCACATCTGGCACTTTCATTTCACCTTCTATCTTGGGCACAGACACATCCACATCCCCTTTCACTTTGGGACCTTTCAAGTGTAAGTCCACATCAGGCATGGAGAGCTTGGGGGTCTTGAAGTGCATCTCAGGCATCTTAAACTTAGGGCCCTTCAGCTTTCCTTCTGGACCTTCAATGTCAATATCACCAACATCCACATCCATCTTCGGGGCCTTCATGTCAACTTCAGGACCTTTCAAGTCTCCTTCCACTTTGGGAAGGGAAACATCGACATCCGTTTTCAGTTTAGGGGCTTTCAGATTAAGTCCAACATCAGGCATAGAGattttgtgtgtctgtatatTCATGCTTGGCATCTTAAACTTGGGACCCTTTAGTTTCCCCTCTGGACCTTCAATATTCACATCTGGAACATCAATGTCCACCTTGGGTCCAGAGACATCAATGTCAGCCTTGGGCAGGTTCACATCCACTTCTGGGCCCTCGCCTTTGAAGCCTGGCATGCTGAACTTGGGCATTTTCACCTTGGGCATCTTCAGGTGCCAGTCTGGGCCATGAACCCCCACATCTGGTGCATTAATGTCCACTTTGGGCCCTTTGATGTCAACATCAGGAGctcttatctctccttctacctTTGGAGTTGTAACATCATAATCTCCTTTCATTTTAGGACCTTTCAAATGCAAACCAACATCTGGCATGGATATCTTCTGAGGCTTTATATTCATTTCTGGCATCTTAAATTTAAGACCTTTTACTTTTGCATCTGGACCATCAATATTCACATCTGGAACTTCAACATCCACTTTGGGTCCTGAGACATCAATGTCAGCCTTGGGCAGGTTCACATCCACTTCTGGGCCCTCTCCTTTGAAACCTGGCATGCTGATCTTGGGCATTTTTATCTTGGGCATCTTCAGGTGCCAGTCTGGCCCATGAACATCCACATCTGGAGCACTGATGTCAACTTTGGGCCCTTTAATGTCAACATCTGGCACTTTTATTTCACCTTCTACATCAGGCACAGACACGTCCACATCTCCCTTCAGTTTTGGCCCCTTAAGATTCAAGTTCACATCAGGCATGGACATCTTGGGAGCCTTGAAGTGCATCTCAGGCATCTTAAACTTGGGGCCCTTCAGTTTCCCTTCTGGGCCCTCAAGGCTCACATCTGGGGCTTCAATGTCCACCTTGGGGCCAGAGACATCAATGTCAGCCTTGGGCAGGTTCACATCCACTTCTGGGCCCTCGCCTTTGAAGCCAGGCACGCTAAATTTGGGCATTTTCATCTTGGGCATTTTCAAGTTCCAGTCTGGGCCATGAACATCCACATCTGGGACATCAATGTCCACTTTGGGGCCTTTGATGTCCACATCTGGCACTTTCATTTCACCTTCTATCTTGGGCACAGACACATCCACATCCCCTTTCACTTTGGGACCTTTCAGGTGTAAGTCCACATCAGGCATGGAGAGCTTGGGAGCCTTGAAGTGCATCTCAGGCATCTTAAACTTAGGGCCTTTCAGCTTCCCTTCTGGACCTTCAAGGCTCACGTCCGGGGCTTCAATGTCCACCTTGGGTCCAGAGATGTCAATGTCAGCCTTGGGCAGGTTCACATCCACTTCTGGGCCCTCCCCTTTGAGGCTGGGCATGCTGAACTTGGGCATTTTCATCTTGGGCATTTTCAGGCTCCAGTCTGCACCCTGGACTTCCACATCTGGTGCTTTAATGTCTACCTTAGGTCCTTTGATGTCCACATCTGGAACTTTCATTTCACCTTCTATTTTTGGTGCAGACATATCtagatttcctttcattttgggTCCTTTAAGATCCAAGTCAACATCTGGCAGAGTCATCTTAGGAGCTTTGAAGTGCATCTCAGGCATCTTAAACTTTGGACCTTTCAACTTTCCTTCTGGTCCTTCAAGGCTCAAGTCTGGAGCACTAATATCTATCTTGGGTGCCGAAATGTCCACATCAGCCTTTGGCAGGTTCACATCCACTTCTGGGCCCTCCCCTTTGAGGCTGGGCATGGTAAATTTGGGCATTTTCATCTTGGGCATCTTTAGGTTCCATTCAGGACTATGAACGTCAACATCGGGGGCACTGACGTCTACTTTTGGCCCTTTGAGTTCCCCTTCCAGCTTTGGCACTGTAACATCATATTCTCCTTTTACCCTGGGACCTTTCATATGCAAATCTACATCAGGCATAGAGATCTTTGGGGCCTTAATATTCATTTCAGGCATCTTAAACTTGGGACCCTTCAGCTTTCCTTCGGGTCCTTCAATATTCACATCTGGAACTTCAATGTCCACTGTGGGTCCTGAGATGTCAACGTCTGTCTTGGGCAGGTTCACGTCCACTTCTGGGCCCTctgctttgaagccaggcatgcTGAACTTGGGCATTTTCATTTTGGGCATCTTCAGGTGCCAGTCTGGGCCGTGAGCATCAACATCTGGAGCATCAATATCCACTTTGGCACTTTTAAGTTCAACATCAGGAACTTTGATCTCACCTTCAACTTTTGGCACTGTGACATCGTATTCTCCTTTTACCTTAGGGCCTTTCAGATGTAAGTCCACATCTGGCATGGAGATCTTCGGGGCTTTGATATTCATCTCGGGCATCTTGAACTTAGGTCCCTTCAATTTCCCGTCTGGTCCCTCAATGCTCACATCTGGACCACTAACATCCACCTTGTGCCCAGAAATGTCCACATCAGCCTTGGGAAGATTCACATCCACTTCTGGGCCCTCCGCTTTGAGCCCTGGAACACTGAATTTGGGCATTTTCATCTTGGGCATCTTCACATGCCAGTCTGGGCCATGAACATCCACATCCGGGGCATCAATGTCCATTTTGGGGCCTTTCAGTTCTCCTTCAAGTTTTGGGGATGTTACATCATATTCTCCTTTTGCCTTTGGGCCTTTAACATGTAAATCTACATCAGGCATGGAGATCTTTGGTGTCTTGACACTGACTTCAGGCAGCTTAATATCAGGGCCTTTAAGTTTGCCTCCCGGGCCCCCTACGTTGACATTTGGGGCCTCCACGTTGACCTTGGGCCCTGAAATACTGACATCTCCTTTGGGTAGTTTCACATCTACATCTGGGCCTTCCCCTCCAACTCCTGGAGCGTTGAACTTGGGCACTTTCAGGTTCCATTCTGGGCCATGCACTTCCACATCTGGGGCCCTGACGTCCACTTTGGGTCCTTTGATGTCAACTTGAGGGACTTTGACTTTCCCTTCTACTCTTGGGAGTACAACATCCACACCCCCTTTCACTTTAGGGGCAGTCACATTTAAGTCTACGTCTGCCATAGAGATCCCATAGGTGCCTGTTTTCCCAGAAGGACTACTAAGCTTGGGTCCTGTCAAAGTCCCCTCAAGGCTAGGTGTCTCTATGTCCACTTTGGCGCCTTTCACTGCCACTTGAGGGCCCTTAACATCACCGTGCACCCCAGGCGCAGAAACCTTAATATCTCCTTTCAGTTTAGGAGACCCAAGGCTCAGATCCACATCCTGCATGGAGATTTTAGGTTTTTGAATAATCATTTCAGGAGTCTTGACTTTCGTACCCTTCACCTTCCCTTCCAGCCCCCCGGCAGCAACTTCAGGCAGACTGACGTTCCCAGAGACCCCAGGAAGAGTCACTGCACCTGTCACATCAATGCCAGCTCCCTCTCCCTTAGAACCTAATACAGAGAATTTGGGAACTTTCATCTTGGGCATATTCAGTTTGCCCCCAGGCCCGTGAAGATCAACGTCAGGGGCTTGAACTTCCACATTGGAGCCAGTGATGGTGCCCTCAATCTTGGGCACAGAGACATCCACCCCGATGCTCCCCTGTGACTTGGCACCTTTCAGGCCTAGACCAGTCTCAAGTGATGGCCCAGTGATTTGGGGGCCTTTCAGCTTCCCCTCAAGCCCCTCAATACTGGCAGAAGGAGCACTGACATCGAGCTGAGGGGTCTGGATGCTCCCACCAATGGTCAGGCCTGGCTTGCCTCCCTTGTGCCCCGCAGAGAATTCAGGTGCAGAAacactcaactctgccactggcACCTGGCCCTCAGGCCCCGTTGGGACACCAAATTTTGGCACTTTCAGAGTGGGAATTTTAATTTTCCCATTACTGCCACTCGCAAGAGATGGGTCCTGCACCTctactgccccacccccaagagAAGACGAAATGTCCACTCCTGGAACTTGGGCCCCTCCTTTGCCACCCAAGTCCAAGCCCTTCGCACTGACGCTGACGCCTGGGCTTCCCACCTTTATCCCAGGCATGGTGACCTGGAGCTTTGAGGGGCCAGCACCTTGGAGCTCTGGTACCGAAGCGGAAACGGACCCCGCTCGGATGTCCGCGACGGAGCCTGTGGTCGGAGACACTGCCCCCGAGCCCGAGGGCAGTCTGATCACTGTCTTGCCAGGGTGGGTGTCCACATCCACAGTGGAGATTTCAGTCAGTTCGTGCCGTGGAATCTTGATCTTGAACTCAGGGCTGCTGATGTCGATGTCCTTGGCACCTTCACGGCCTGTCACGTCGACAGTGTAGGCCGTGACCCTTCTAGTCACTGTGATGGTGCGGCTCTGGGTCTCCCCGGGATCCCCTTCTACGCCATCCTCCGACTTCAGCCGAGGCTTGATCTTCGTGGTGTAGATGCGCCGGTACTCCTCATCATCCCCGCTCTGCAGAAAGACACGCCCGGCAGAGGTTGAAGCAGGGTCTGCCCGAGTCACAGACGCCCGGCCACAGCCCAGCCGACAACATGGCTGCCTGTTTCCCAAAGAAGCTGGGACCAGAACGGAGACCCACGGAGCCTCCTGGGGCAGAGCAAAGGGGGCTGAAGAAAGGGGCTGACGGCCACCTCACAGGAGGAAAACAAATTATTCGGGGAAACTCCGGGAAGCAAAAGCCACGGGGAGAGGAGCGGGGTAGACGGCTGCGTTGTGTGGATGGAGGACTTACAATCCATTCTAGATTCAGATGGGTCTGTCAAGGGCCGGGGATGCCTCCTGGGTGACCATCTCCGTGTGGACTTCACCCTTTAGGCTCCCGACTCTCGACTCACTCTGGCTTACTTAATCCTCTCGACTCACTGGCTTACTTAATCAGCAGGGGGAATTCTCTCAGGGACCTCTCAAGAAAGCGTTTGTTGAGACTCAGTGTGCTGGGGTTAACACTGTCACTTCGAGGACCCATTACGTGTTAAATAAAGAAGCCGGCAGAAGGAGCAAAGAAACGTCCCTCAGGCACTTTGCCGCCCAGCCTCTGACTCACAGACGAGTCCAGGCCTCTGGAAGTTGAAAACTGCTGCCTGTGAGGCACCTGTGAGGCTATTTCGAAGATTCTTACAGAACAGCTGACCTTCCTCCTGGCATCTGGGACCAGACAGCGTGAGTGGGTTCCCACGCTGTGGGGCTCTGAAGAGTCTGACGGGAGACTTTCGGGGCAACATCAGCCACACACCAGACACAAACAGGAACACACAGACTGGCTCATCAGAGAACGCAcaagagagaaagtaggggaagTCACCACAAGAGAGGTCTGGCAGGCAGGCACAAGGCTCAGGAAGTGGCCAGCAGGTCGGCATGGCCAGGGGGAACTCGGGGCGCAGAAAAGCCGCCGAGGCACTCACCAGAACCACCTCGGAGCTTCGGGAGCTGAAGACTTCGTGGGTCCAGGTCTGGCCAGGCTCAGGGGAGCGGTCGCCCTTGCGGTGAAGCTTCAGGCCCACGGTGTGGTGCCCCATGGTGTTCAGCAGCTGGGTCACCTCGCCTGATTGCAGGTTGTCAAAGTAGATGGTGGCACCCACAATCTGGTCCCCTGAGCA contains the following coding sequences:
- the AHNAK gene encoding neuroblast differentiation-associated protein AHNAK isoform X2 — its product is MEKEEETTRELLLPNWQGSGSHGLTIAQRDDGVFVQEVMQNSPAARTGVVKEGDQIVGATIYFDNLQSGEVTQLLNTMGHHTVGLKLHRKGDRSPEPGQTWTHEVFSSRSSEVVLSGDDEEYRRIYTTKIKPRLKSEDGVEGDPGETQSRTITVTRRVTAYTVDVTGREGAKDIDISSPEFKIKIPRHELTEISTVDVDTHPGKTVIRLPSGSGAVSPTTGSVADIRAGSVSASVPELQGAGPSKLQVTMPGIKVGSPGVSVSAKGLDLGGKGGAQVPGVDISSSLGGGAVEVQDPSLASGSNGKIKIPTLKVPKFGVPTGPEGQVPVAELSVSAPEFSAGHKGGKPGLTIGGSIQTPQLDVSAPSASIEGLEGKLKGPQITGPSLETGLGLKGAKSQGSIGVDVSVPKIEGTITGSNVEVQAPDVDLHGPGGKLNMPKMKVPKFSVLGSKGEGAGIDVTGAVTLPGVSGNVSLPEVAAGGLEGKVKGTKVKTPEMIIQKPKISMQDVDLSLGSPKLKGDIKVSAPGVHGDVKGPQVAVKGAKVDIETPSLEGTLTGPKLSSPSGKTGTYGISMADVDLNVTAPKVKGGVDVVLPRVEGKVKVPQVDIKGPKVDVRAPDVEVHGPEWNLKVPKFNAPGVGGEGPDVDVKLPKGDVSISGPKVNVEAPNVNVGGPGGKLKGPDIKLPEVSVKTPKISMPDVDLHVKGPKAKGEYDVTSPKLEGELKGPKMDIDAPDVDVHGPDWHVKMPKMKMPKFSVPGLKAEGPEVDVNLPKADVDISGHKVDVSGPDVSIEGPDGKLKGPKFKMPEMNIKAPKISMPDVDLHLKGPKVKGEYDVTVPKVEGEIKVPDVELKSAKVDIDAPDVDAHGPDWHLKMPKMKMPKFSMPGFKAEGPEVDVNLPKTDVDISGPTVDIEVPDVNIEGPEGKLKGPKFKMPEMNIKAPKISMPDVDLHMKGPRVKGEYDVTVPKLEGELKGPKVDVSAPDVDVHSPEWNLKMPKMKMPKFTMPSLKGEGPEVDVNLPKADVDISAPKIDISAPDLSLEGPEGKLKGPKFKMPEMHFKAPKMTLPDVDLDLKGPKMKGNLDMSAPKIEGEMKVPDVDIKGPKVDIKAPDVEVQGADWSLKMPKMKMPKFSMPSLKGEGPEVDVNLPKADIDISGPKVDIEAPDVSLEGPEGKLKGPKFKMPEMHFKAPKLSMPDVDLHLKGPKVKGDVDVSVPKIEGEMKVPDVDIKGPKVDIDVPDVDVHGPDWNLKMPKMKMPKFSVPGFKGEGPEVDVNLPKADIDVSGPKVDIEAPDVSLEGPEGKLKGPKFKMPEMHFKAPKMSMPDVNLNLKGPKLKGDVDVSVPDVEGEIKVPDVDIKGPKVDISAPDVDVHGPDWHLKMPKIKMPKISMPGFKGEGPEVDVNLPKADIDVSGPKVDVEVPDVNIDGPDAKVKGLKFKMPEMNIKPQKISMPDVGLHLKGPKMKGDYDVTTPKVEGEIRAPDVDIKGPKVDINAPDVGVHGPDWHLKMPKVKMPKFSMPGFKGEGPEVDVNLPKADIDVSGPKVDIDVPDVNIEGPEGKLKGPKFKMPSMNIQTHKISMPDVGLNLKAPKLKTDVDVSLPKVEGDLKGPEVDMKAPKMDVDVGDIDIEGPEGKLKGPKFKMPEMHFKTPKLSMPDVDLHLKGPKVKGDVDVSVPKIEGEMKVPDVDIKGPKVDVDVPDVDVHGPDWHLKMPKVKMPKFSMPGFKGEGPEVDVNLPKADINVSGPKVDIDAPDLDIEGPEGKLKGSKFKMPKLNIKAPKISMPDVDLNLKGPKVKGEIDASVPELEGDLRGPQVDIKGPGVDVEMPDVDLECPDAKLKGLKFKMPEMHFKAPKLSMPDVDLHLKGPKVKGDVDVSVPKIEGEMKVPDVDIKGPKVDIDVPDVDVHGPDWNLKMPKMKMPKFSVPGFKGEGPEVDVNLPKADIDVSGPKVDIEAPDVSLEGPEGKLKGPKFKMPEMHFKAPKISMPDVNLNLKGPKLKGDVDVSVPKLEGDLKGPTVDVEMPDVDLECPDAKLKGPKFKMPDMHFKTPKLSMPDVDLHLKGPKVKGDVDVSVPKIEGEMKVPDVDIKGPKVDIDAPDVDVHGPEWHLKMPKMKMPKFSMPGFKGEGPEVDVNLPKADIDVSGPKVDIEAPDVSLEGPEGKLKGPKFKMPEMHFHAPKISMPDVDFNLKGPKVKGDFDVSAPKLEGELKGPELDVKGPKLDVDMPDVAVEGPDGKWKSPKFKMPDMHFKAPKISMPDVDLHLKSPKIKGDVDVDVPKLEGDLKGPDLKGDISGPDIDIEGPEGKLKGPKFKMPDMHFKAPNISMPDVDLNLKGPKVKGDVDVSVPEVEGKIKVPDVNIKGPKVDINAPDVHGPDWHLKMPKMKMPKFSMPGFKTEGPEVDVNLPKADIDVSGPKVDIEVPDMSIESPEGKIKGPKFKMPEMNIKAPKISMPDVDLHLKGPKVKGDVDVSLPKVEGDLKGPKVDIDAPDVDIQSPDWHLKMPKMKMPKFSMPGFKGEGPDVDVNLPKADIDVSAPKVDIEGPDVNIEGPEGKLKGPKFKMPEMNIKAPKISMPDFDLHLKGPKVKGDVDVSLPKVEGDLKGPEVDIKGPKVDVDVPDVDVHGPDWHLKMPKIKMPKISMPGFKGEGPEVDVNLPKADIDVSGPKVDVECPDVNIEGPEGKWKSPKFKMPEMHFKTPKISMPDIDLNLSGPKIKGDVDVTGPKLEGDLKGPEVDLKGPKVDIDVPDVDVHGPDWHLKMPKMKMPKFSMPGFKGEGPEVDVNLPKADIDVSGPKVDIDVPDVSIEGPDAKLKGSKFKMPEMNIKAPKISMPDFDLHLKGPKVKGDVDVSLPKVEGDLKAPEVDIKGPKVDVDVPDVDVHGPDWHLKMPKVKMPKFSMPGFKGEGPDVDVNLPKADIDVSAPKVDIEGPDVNIEGPEGKLKGPKFKMPEMNIKAPKISMPDFDLHLKGPKVKGDVDVSLPKVEGDLKGPEVDIKGPKVDVDVPDVDVHGPDWHLKMPKVKMPKFSMPGFKGEGPEVDVNLPKADVDVAGPKVDIVGPDVNIEGPEGKLKGPKFKMPEMNIKAPKISMPDIDLNLKGPKVKGDVDVSLPKVEGEIKVPEVDIKGPKVDVDVPDVDVHGPDWHLKMPKIKMPKISMPGFKGEGPEVDVNLPKADIDVSGPKVDIDVPDVNIEGPDAKLKGPKFKMPEMNIKAPKISMPDLDINLKGPKMKGEADVSLPNVEGDLKGPTLDIKGPKIDVDAPDIDIHGPEGKLKGPKLKMPDMHVNMPKISMPEIDLNLKGPKLKGDVDVSGPKLEGDIKAPKLDVKGPEVDISGPKLSLEGKSKKSRFKLPKFNFSGSKVQTPEVDAKVKKPDIDVTGPKVDINAPDVEVQGKAKGSKFKMPFLSISSPKVSMPDVELNLKGPKVKGDLDVTAPNLEGDLKGPKVDIKAPEVHLDAPDVDVHGPDWNLKMPKMKMPKFGVPGLKAEGPEMAVDLPKGDINIEGPRMDIEGPEINVEGVEGGLKGPKLKMPDMNIKTPKISMPDIDLNLKGPKVKGDIDVSLPKVEGDLKGPEVDIRGPKVDVDVPDVDVHGPDWHLKMPKVKMPKFSMPGFKGEGPDVDVTLPKADIDISGPKVDIDAPDVNIEGPDAKLKGPKFKMPEMNIKAPKISMPDFDLNLKGPKMKGDVDMSLPKVEGDLKGPEMDIKGPKLDIDTPDINIEGPEGKLKGPKFKMPEMHLKTPKISMPDIDLNLKGPKVKGDVDVSLPKLEGDLKGPEVDLKGPKVDIDAPDVDVHGPDWHLKMPKIKMPKISMPGFKGEGPDVDVNLPKADIDVSAPKVDIEGPDVNIEGPEGKLKGPKFKMPEMNIKAPKISMPDFDLHLKGPKVKGDVDVSLPKVEGDLKGPEVDIKGPKVDVDVPDVDVHGPDWHLKMPKIKMPKISMPGFKGEGPEVDVNLPKADIDVSAPKVDIEGPDVNIEGPEGKLKGPKFKMPEMNIKAPKISMPDFDLHLKGPKVKGDVDVSLPKVEGDLKGPEVDIKGPKVDVDVPDVDVHGPDWHLKMPKVKMPKFSMPGFKGEGPEVDVNLPKADIDVSGPKVDIEAPDVSLEGPEGKLKGPKFKMPDLHLKAPKISMPEVDLNLKGPKVKGDVDVSLPKVEGDLKGPEVDIKGPKVDIDVPDVDVHGPDWHLKMPKVKMPKFSMPGFKGEGPEVDVNLPKADIDVSGPKVDVEVPDVHIEGPDAKLKGPKFKMPEMNIKAPKISMPDLDFNLKGPKMKGDVDVSLPKVEGDLKGPEIDLKGPKLDIDTPDVNIEGPEGKLKGPKFKMPDMHIKAPKLSMPDFDLNLKGPKVKGDVDLSLPKVEGDLKGPEVDIEGPEGKLKGPKFKMPDVHFKTPQISMSDIDLNLKGLKIKGDLDISIPKLEGDLKGPKVDVKGPNLDIDTPDVDIHGPEGKLKGPKFKMPDLHLKAPKISMPEVDLNLKGPKVKGDVDVSLPKVEGDLKGPEVDIKGPKVDIDVPDVDVHGPDWHLKMPKVKMPKFSMPGFKGEGPEVDVNLPKADIDVSGPKVDVEVPDVHIEGPDAKLKGPKFKMPEMNIKAPKISMPDIDLHLKGPKVKGDVDVSLPKVEGDLKGPEVDIKGPNVDIDVPDVDVHGPDWHLKMPKVKMPKFSMPGFKGEGPEVDVNLPKADIDISGPKVDIDVPDVNVEGPDAKLKGPKFKMPEINIKAPKISMPDVDLDLKGPKVKGDFDVSVPKIEGTFKGPEVDLKGPGVDIEGPDVKLSGPNLKMPSLDISAPKVTVPDVDLHLKTPKIGVSGPTLGGELDLKGPKVDLEAPSLDVHMESPDINVEGPDIKIPKFKKPKFGFGAKSPKADLKPASLDVAVPEAELNVETPDISVGGKGKKSKFKMPKIHMSGPKMKAKKQGFDLNAPGGEVDASLKTPDVDVNVVGPDATLKVDVKSPKTKKPMFGKMYFPDVEFDIKSPKFKAEAPLPSPKLEGEIQAPDLDISSGINVEGPDLKLKAPKLKVPGVDVSGPKIEGDFKGPRVQANLDAPDINIEGPDAKVKAPSFGISAPQVSTPDVNVNLKGPKLKGDVSSAGLEGPDIDLQGPESKIKFPKFSMPKIGVPGMKMEGGGAEVHAQLPSLEGGLSAPDVNLEGTDVSLKGPRVDLPSVNLSMPKVSGPDLDLNLKGPSLKGDLDASVPSVKVHAPGLDLRGVGGKVRMEGDGVKMPGIDATALNLGLGAPDVTLKGPSLQGDVAVSGDIKCPKVSVGAPDLSLEAPESGIKLPKMKLPQFGISTPGSDLDVSVKGPQVTGELKGPGADVNLGGLNLKGPQISGPQISAPDMALNLEGPKIKGSLGAAGEVKGPAVGGGLPGISVQGLEGNLQMPGVKASGCDVEQSGVNVKLPTGHISGPEIKGDLKGSGIGFQGAVPDISVKGPSFNMASPEADFGVSLKGPKIKGGVDASGAVSAPAVSLGEGHVSVKGSGGEWKGPQASSALNVDVPKLAGGLHFSGPKVEGLQGPGLSASGSPGHLESRSGKVTFPKMKIPKFTFSGRELVGREVGVDINFPKVEATVQAGAGEGEWEESDVKLKKSKIKMPKFNFSKPKGKGGVTGSPEASISGSKGDLKSSKASLGSLEGEAEAETSSPKGKFSLFKSKKPRHRSNSFSDERELSAPSTPTGTLEFEGGEVSLEGGKVKGKHGKLKFGTFGGLGSKSKGHYEVTGSDDEAGKLQGSGVSLASKKSRLSSSSSNDSGTKVGIQLPEVELVVSKKE